The nucleotide sequence ATGTTGAAGAAAATAATATATACGAATTTTATAATCTCGGCATAGGAGATCCTGTTTCCATATCATCATCACAGGGACTTGGCATAGGAGATATGCTTGATGAGGTTGTTAACAAATTTAAATCTGAAGGAGAAGATGAAGAAGAAGAAGAATATATAAAGATTGCTTTTGTTGGAAAACCTAATGTTGGAAAATCATCTCTTACAAATAGGATTTTAGGAGAGGAAAGGGTTATTGTAAGTGATATACCTGGAACTACTAGAGATGCTATTGATAGTTTTCTTGAAACAGACTTTGGTAAATTAGTTCTTATAGACACAGCAGGACTTAGAAGAAAAAGCAGAATAAAAGAAGAAATAGAAAGATATAGTGCAGTAAGAACAATGGCAGCTATTGAAAGATGTGATGTTTGCACTCTTATCCTTGATGCAACTGAACCTATTAGTGAGCAAGACGAAAGGATAATAGGCTATGCACATGAAAACAATAAGGCAATTTTAGTTATTGTTAATAAGTGGGATTTAATAGAAAAAGATGATAAAACCATGGAAAACTTCAAAAAGAATCTAGAGATGAAATTTTCATTTATGGCATATGCACCATTCTTGTTTATATCAGCAAAAACAGGTCAAAGAGTACATAAGGTTCTTTCTGAGATAAAAAAATGCTATGACAATTACAGCAAAAGAATTGCTACTGGAGTTTTAAATGATGTTATAAGTAATGCTGTACTTATGAAGGAACCTCCAGTTGTGGCATTTAAGAGACTTAAGATTTTTTACGTTACACAAACGGATATAAAACCCCCAACTTTTATATTCTTTGTAAATAATCCTGAGCTCCTTCACTTCTCCTACAGGAGATACTTAGAAAATAAATTAAGGCAGAGCTTTGATTTTGAGGGAACAGGAATAAAGATGATATTTAAGGAAAGGAAGAACTAATATGGGGGGAGTAACATTCATAGGAGGAGGAAGCTTTGGTACAGCACTTGCAATAATGCTTGCTAAAAAAGGTCATAATGTTGTGATTTGGGATAGAAATAAAGAAATTCTTGAAGATATAAATACATTAAGAACTAATACAAGATATCTTCCAAACAACATAATACCCTGCTGCGTTAAAGCAGTAGATGATATTGAGAAGGCAGCTAAGGAAAGCAAATATATTGTTCTTGCTGTCCCATCTTTTGCTATAAGGGAAGTATGCAGGAAAATAAAGGGCTTTTTAAGAGAAGACCAAATAATTATAAGTATTGCAAAAGGCATGGAAGAAGAGACCAAGAAGAGGCTGTCTGAAGTAGTTAAAGAAGAACTTTATAAAAATCCTGTTGTAGTACTTTCTGGTCCTAGTCATGCAGAAGAAGTTGCAAATGATATTCCAACTACAGTAGTGGTTACTTCCACAGATATGAAATATGCAGAAGAAGTTCAAGATGTTTTTATGACTAACAGTTTTAGGGTGTACACAAATAGTGATATTGTAGGCGTTGAAATAGGAGGAGCAGTTAAAAATATAATTGCTCTAGCATCTGGAATAGGTGATGGAATAGGTTATGGTGACAACACAAAAGCGGCGCTTATGACAAGAGGTATGAGTGAAATAATGAGAATAGGCGTAAAGCTTGGAGGTAAGCCAGAAACTTTTTTTGGACTTACAGGCATGGGTGACCTTATAGTTACATGTACTAGTATGCACAGTAGAAATAGAAAGGCTGGTATACTAATAGGTAGGGGGATGTCATGTAGGGAAGCATGTGATAAAATAGGAATGGTAGTAGAAGGCGTTAAAGCGTGTCACACCTTTTATGAATTAAAAGAATCCTTAGGTGTATCTATGCCAATTACCACTTCACTTTATAAGGTTCTATTTGAGAATGGAGATCCTAAAAAAGAAGTGTATGAGCTTATGGCAAGAGATAAAAAGAACGAGTACTATTTTTAATTAATTTACTCTTATAGGAATAAACAAGCTGCCCTCTGTATATATATATATTGTTAATATTAAGGTGTGGGAGGAAGCAGCGTGGAAAACTTTAATATATATAAAGACATTGCCGAAAGAACGGATGGGGATATCTATGTCGGGGTTGTAGGACCTGTTAGAACAGGTAAATCTACATTTATTAAAAGATTTATGGATACTATGGTAATACCCAATATAGACAATCCGCATAAGAAGGAGAGAGCAAAAGACGAACTCCCTCAAAGTTCATCGGGGAAAACAATTCATACTACGGAACCTAAGTTTGTTCCTAATGAGGCGGTAGACATAAGTTTAAGTGAAGGTATAAAATTAAAAGTGAGATTAGTAGATTGCGTTGGATATATAGTTAAGAGTGCACTTGGATACGCAGAAGCTGATAAACCTAAAATGGTTTCAACGCCGTGGTTTGATCACGAAATACCTTTTGAAAAAGCAGCAGAAATAGGAACAAAAAAGGTTATTGATGAACATTCTACTATAGGTCTTGTGGTAACTACTGATGGTTCAATAACAGGTATACCACGAGAAGATTATGTAGAAGCAGAAGAAAGAGTAGTTAAAGAACTTAAGGAAATAAAAAAACCATTTGTAATTATATTAAATTCATCACAGGTGGATGATCCTAAGACAATTGAACTTAGAGACGAATTGGAAAAAAAGTATGATGTTTCTGTACAAGTTTTGGATGTTCAAAATATGGTTGAAGAAGATATAATAAAAGTTTTCAGTAAAATATTAAGGGAATTTCCTGTAAGAGAAATAAACATAGATATGCCAGAATGGATTGAAAAGCTAAGCACAAAGCATTGGCTTAAGGATAACTTTATGAATATCATAAAAGAAATATGTATCAAAGTAAATAAGGTAAGAGATATTTCAAAAATTGTGGCCTCCTATTCTGGTATGGATTACTTAGACAAAGCTGATATGACAGAGATGGATATGGGAAGTGGCGTAGGGAGAATAGTTTTCACACCTAAAAGAGATATGTTTTATAAGGTGCTTAGTGAAGAATGTGAATGTGATATTGATGGAGAAAATAAGCTCTTATCAATAATGAAGGAAATGCATGAAGCAAAGGTACAGTATGATAGGATATCAGAGGCTTTGAAGGATGTAAGGGAAAAGGGGTATGGACTTGTAGCTCCTCAGCTTACAGAAATGAAGCTTGAAGAACCTAAGATAGTAAAGAGTGGTGCTAGATATGAGGTCAAACTTAAAGCTAGTGCTCCAAGTTTCCACTTTATAAGGGCAGATATAGAAACTGAGGTTTCTCCAATAATGGGAAGCGAAAGGGAAAGTGAAGAACTTGTAAGGTCTCTTCTTGAACAATTTGAAAATGATCCATCTGAAATATGGGAAAGCAACATGTTTGGAAAATCATTAGAAGTACTTGTTAAAGAAGGTCTTCAAAAGAAACTTTACAAAATGCCTGATGATGTTCAGGCAAAAATACAGAAAACACTTGAGAAAATAATCAATGAAGGTAATGGCGGGTTAATCTGTATAATACTTTGATTTTATTTGTTTGAAAGGGGATTTCTTTTTATAAAAAGGGAAATCCTCTTAATTATAGGTTATAATATGTATTTTTTAATTTATTATCTAAAGAGAGGAAGAAGCATATGAAGAAAGTTGCAGTGATATTTAATGGTGGTACTATATCTATGAAGTTTGATTCAAGGGTAAAGGCAGCAGTTCCAGCTTTGTCTGGAGAAGAAATAATGTCTATGGTAACAGGAATAGAAAAATTTGCTGAAATTGAGTCCTTTAACTTTTCGGAGGAACCAGGACCTCATATGACACCTGAGAAAATGATGGAATTATCTAATTTCATAAAGGATATTTTAAAAAGAGATGATATTGTAGGAGCAGTAGTTACACATGGTACAGACTCACTTGAGGAGACAGCATATTTCCTAGACTTAACCATAAAAAATGAAAAACCTGTGGTTGTAACTGGTTCCATGAGAAATAGTTCTGAACTTGGATATGATGGTCCAGCCAATCTTTCTGCTGCTATATGTACAGCAATATCAGAAGAATCAAGGAATAAAGGAGTACTAGTATGCTTCAGCGATGAACTTAACAGCGCTTCTGAAGTTACAAAGGTACATTCTATGCATCTTAATGCTTTCGAGAGTCCGGATTTTGGACCACTTGGAATAGTTGATACTAATAAGCCCATATTTTACAGGGATAAAGTTTATAATGATTACATAGAAACAAGCAGCGTAGAATCTAAAGTGGCTTTAATAAAAACAGCTGTAGGAATGAATTCTGATTTTATAGATTTTGCAGTTGAAAAAGGCTATAAAGGAATTGTAATTGAAGCTATGGGAAGAGGTAATGTACCTCCTTATATGGTAGAAGGCATTGAAAGGGCTCTCAAGAAAAATGTGCCTGTTGTTCTTGTCTCACGATGCTATAAAGGAAGAGTTCTTGATTCCTATGGGTATCATGGTGGAGGAAAAGAACTTAGAAATATAGGAGTAATTTTTGGAGATAATCTTCCTGGTCAAAAGGCAAGAATAAAGCTTATGCTTGCACTTGGAAAGACAAAAGATCTTGAAAAAATAAGAAATATATTTGAAGAGGATTTCTACAGGATATATAAATAATACTAAAAAGTAACAATAGTGAGCTCCATGAATACATTATATTATTGGGAAACTAGGTAGAATATTAAGTTGTACTTTAGTTTCCTTATATAATGGTAGTGGAGGAGTTATATGATTAAAATAAATAACAGACTTAAATCCATAGATGAGTACCATTTCAAGAAAATAGAGGATAAAAAAAGAGAGTTAATTAAAAAAGGAAAACAAATAATAGATCTTGGAATTGGTGATCCTGATCTTGAAGTAAGTAATAGAGTTCAAAATGAAATAATAAAATCCCTTGGAATTAAAGATTTTAATAAATATCCACCATACAGCGGAATAGAGAAGCTTAAATCAAGAGTTATAAAATACTATAGGGATATTTTTCAGGTTAATTTAGATTTAGATGAAATTATAATTACAATAGGATCAAAGGAGGGTATAAGCAGTATAATACCTTCAATTTGTGATATAGGTGATTATGTAATAGTTCCAAATCCAGGCTATCAGGTATATACAGCAGCGTCATATTTGTGGGGTGCTGTTCCATATAAAATCCCATTAACAGATAAGAATGATTATTTACCAAACTTAAATGTTATACCCCAAAATATAGCACTTAAAAGCAAACTATTTTTCATTAATTATCCTAATAATCCTACAGGAGCGGAGGCTAATAAAGACTTTTTTAAAGATATAGTTGAGTTTTGCAAAAAAAGAAATATAGTTTTGGTTAACGATTCAGCATATAATGAGATAATAAAAAAGGAGAGTACGCCAATTAGCTTGCTTCAAAGTGATGAGGATAAAAAAATGATTGAAATAGGGAGTTTCTCCAAGACCTATAATATGACTGGATTTAGAGTTGGATATGTGGTTGGCAATAAAGGAGTAATAAAGGCTCTTCTAAAGGTTAAAAGCAATATTGATTCAGGGCAATTCATGCCAGTTCAGTATGCGGCTGCTGAGGCTATTAACTTAGATAGAAATGAAATAAAAAAATCAAGAGAGATATATGATAAAAGGAGAAGTACAGCAAAAAAAATACTTAGTAAAAAGGGAATAAAATATTTTGATGCCAGTGCAGCCTTTTATATTTGGTGCAGTGTTCCAAAGGGATACAGCACAGATGAATTTTGTGACAAACTTTTAAGTGAATACGGTGTTGTTGTAACTCCAGGATATTGTTTTGGAAATTTAGGATACGGGTTTTTTAGAATAGCGCTGACAACTAAAATCGAAAATATTGAAACAGCATTGAGTAAATTTGAAGATTTTCAATGAAAATGTAACTTTTAAAGGAAAAAATACTATAAAACAATAAAAAATGTGGTATAATTGAGTTTGTTATAAAAAGAATCTGTTTTTACTTGCTACATTGTGTATAATTATTATTGTAATATTATACATGTTTTTACTTATGGAAGGATGAGGACAATGATAAGAAGCATGACGGGATTTGGTAGGGCTTCTAACGATAATGGCAGACTTGGATTTAATGTTGAAATTAAGAGTGTAAATCACAGATATTTTGATTTAAATATAAAGTTACCTAGAAATCTTATCTCACTTGAAGAAAAGATAAGAAAAGAAGTAGGAAACAAAATAAAAAGAGGTAAGGTAGATATATTTATAACTCAAAATGTCTATGATAGCAGTACTACTAATGTAAATTTGAATAAAGGTCTTGCTTATAATTATTGTGAATGTCTAAAACAAATAAGAGATGATTTTAATGTATTAGATGATATATCTGTTTCATTGATATCAAAATTCCCCGACGTAATTACTGTGACACAAAATGAGGAGGATTTAGATGAAATTTCTAGCCTACTTTTGAAGCCTATTAACGAGGCAGTTGATACTATGTTAAGTATGAGGGAAAAAGAAGGGGCTAGGCTTAAGGAAGATATAGAAGGTAAATTAACTAATATTGAAGAGTTACTAGTGAATGTAGAAAAGAGAGCTCCTTACACAGTAGAGAATTATAGAAATAAGCTTGAAGAAAGAATAAAAGATTTACTTGTCGATAATCAAGTAGATGAAGCTAAACTTGCAATGGAGGTGACAATTTTTGCCGACAAATCATGTATAGATGAAGAAATAGTTAGGCTTAAAAGTCATATATCTCAATTTAAGAGTACTCTTAGCAAGAATGAACCAGTGGGAAGAAAATTGGATTTTATAGTTCACGAGATGAATAGGGAAGCTAACACGATAAATTCTAAATCAAATGATATCGATATAGTTCACTGTGTCCTTGATATAAAAAACGAAATAGAAAAAATAAGAGAACAAATTCAAAATATAGAGTGATTTTAGGAGGATAAAATTATGGATATAAAATTAATAAACATAGGTTTTGGAAATATAGTTTCAGCAAATAGGTTAGTTGCAATAGTTAGTCCAGAATCAGCACCAATAAAGAGAATAATACAGGAAGCAAGAGATAGAGGAATGCTAATAGATGCAACTTACGGAAGAAGAACAAGAGCTGTAATAATAACAGATAGTGACCATGTAATACTATCAGCAGTACAACCTGAAACCGTAGCACATAGATTATCTACAAAAGATGATGGAACTAATACAGTAGATGAGGTAGAAGAGTAATGTCTAAAAAGGGATTATTGATTGTTATTTCAGGCCCTTCAGGTGCTGGTAAAGGAACCATTTGTAAGGCTCTTATGAAAGAACAACAATTTTGGTTGTCGGTTTCAGCAACTACTAGAGAGCCAAGAGAAAAAGAAGTTGAAGGTAAAAGTTATTATTTTTTGACAGTAGATGAATTTAAGAGTAAAATATCTGAAGATGGTTTTTTGGAATATGCAGAAGTATACGGTAATTACTATGGAACACCTAAGAAAAGCGTATGTGAGAAAATAGATAATGGTGAAAATGTAATTCTTGAAATAGATATCCAAGGAGCTCTTAAAGTTAAAGAAAATTATCCTGAAGGAGTATTCATATTTATACTTCCACCTTCTATGGAGGAACTCAAGAAGAGGATAATAGGCAGGGGAAGCGAGACAGAAAAGTCACTTATGACCAGATTTAAATCTGCGTATAAAGAGATAAATTATGTATCAAAATACAACTATGCTATTATAAATGATACAGTTGAAAATGCCGTTACAAAAATTAACAGCATTATAGTAGCAGAAAAATGTAGGGTAGATAGAATAAAAGATAATATAATTGATTCTAAGGAGGGTAAAATTCATGAACAATTCTATGATTAGTCCATCTGTTGTAGACTTAAAGGCAAAGACAGGTGATAGATATTCTCTTGTTGTTATAACTTCTAAGAGAGCAAGACAAATAATTGCGGGAGAGGAGCCTCTTGTAGATATAGAGAGCAATAAGGCACTTACTATTGCAATAAATGAAGTTGATCAAGATAAAATAAAATTTGATCTACCAATTGAAGGAATAAACTAAAATGGAAGTTAAGAATGTAGTCATTGGTGTAAGCGGAGGAATAGCAGTATATAAAGCACTTGATGTTATAAGCCGTTTAAAAAAAGCAGACTTTGGAGTAGATGTTATAATGACGAATTCAGCTTCTAAGTTTGTAACACCATTAAGTTTTCAAAGTTTAAGTGGAAATAAAGTTATAAATGATATGTTCGAAGAACCAAAATCATGGGAAATTCAGCACATATCTTTGGCAAAGAAAGCTGATATATTAGTTGTGGTACCAGCTACAGCAAATATAATAGGCAAGGTTGCAAATGGAATAGCTGATGACATGCTTTCTACAACTATAATGGCAGCATATGGTAGATGCCCTATTGTATTTGCTCCTGCAATGAATACCAATATGTATAAAAATCCTATTGTTCAAAATAACATAAAAAAATTAAAGGATTATGGGTATATTTTTATAGAACCTGAAAAGGGAAGATTGGCATGCGGGGATGTTGGAGAAGGAAAGCTTGCTGATACAGAACTTATTTATGAAAATATCAAAAGTCTTTTATATAATAAAAGGGATTTAGCTGGCAAAAAAGTTATGGTTACAGCAGGTCCTACTATAGCGCCAATTGATCCTGTACGATTTATAACCAATCATTCTACAGGTAAAATGGGATATGCTATTGCTGAAGAAGCAAGAGATAGAGGTGCTGAGGTTACACTTATAAGTGGAGAAACAAGCCTAAAACCTCCTTTTGGTGTTGATTTTATTAAAGTGTCCACCAATTCTGAGATGATGGAGAAGGTTTTAGAAAAATTTAGCGGCAGCGATATAGTCATAAAATCAGCAGCAGTAGCTGATTATAAAGCTAAAAATTACAGTGAATTAAAAATTAAAAAAGCCAGTGATAATTTAAATATAGAATTTGTAAAAGACAATGATATACTAAAAAAATTAGGTGAGATTAAAAAACACCAGATTTTAGTTGGTTTTGCAGCAGAAAGCAATGATTTAATTGAAAATGCTTATGGCAAATTAACTAGAAAAAATTTAGATTACATAGTAGCAAATGATATTTTATCGAAGGATGCAGGATTTGCTAGTGATGAAAATAGAGTTGTCATATTGGGCAGTGATGGAAGCAAACTTGAGCTAGATAAAATGTCCAAAAGAAAAGTTGCAGAGAATTTGTTTGATTTATTAAGTAAAAAGCGCAGTTAGCGCTTTTTCTTGTTAAAGGGTGATATAGTGTATAATTTTGCAGGCATT is from Clostridium acetobutylicum ATCC 824 and encodes:
- the der gene encoding ribosome biogenesis GTPase Der — its product is MAKPLVTIVGRPNVGKSTLFNKLAGKRVSIVEDTPGVTRDRIYAESEWVGKKFTIIDTGGIEPENNDIILTQMRRQAQIAIEMSDVIIFMVDGKQGLTDTDNEVAIMLRKSKKPIVLVVNKIDKNVEENNIYEFYNLGIGDPVSISSSQGLGIGDMLDEVVNKFKSEGEDEEEEEYIKIAFVGKPNVGKSSLTNRILGEERVIVSDIPGTTRDAIDSFLETDFGKLVLIDTAGLRRKSRIKEEIERYSAVRTMAAIERCDVCTLILDATEPISEQDERIIGYAHENNKAILVIVNKWDLIEKDDKTMENFKKNLEMKFSFMAYAPFLFISAKTGQRVHKVLSEIKKCYDNYSKRIATGVLNDVISNAVLMKEPPVVAFKRLKIFYVTQTDIKPPTFIFFVNNPELLHFSYRRYLENKLRQSFDFEGTGIKMIFKERKN
- a CDS encoding NAD(P)H-dependent glycerol-3-phosphate dehydrogenase codes for the protein MGGVTFIGGGSFGTALAIMLAKKGHNVVIWDRNKEILEDINTLRTNTRYLPNNIIPCCVKAVDDIEKAAKESKYIVLAVPSFAIREVCRKIKGFLREDQIIISIAKGMEEETKKRLSEVVKEELYKNPVVVLSGPSHAEEVANDIPTTVVVTSTDMKYAEEVQDVFMTNSFRVYTNSDIVGVEIGGAVKNIIALASGIGDGIGYGDNTKAALMTRGMSEIMRIGVKLGGKPETFFGLTGMGDLIVTCTSMHSRNRKAGILIGRGMSCREACDKIGMVVEGVKACHTFYELKESLGVSMPITTSLYKVLFENGDPKKEVYELMARDKKNEYYF
- the spoIVA gene encoding stage IV sporulation protein A; protein product: MENFNIYKDIAERTDGDIYVGVVGPVRTGKSTFIKRFMDTMVIPNIDNPHKKERAKDELPQSSSGKTIHTTEPKFVPNEAVDISLSEGIKLKVRLVDCVGYIVKSALGYAEADKPKMVSTPWFDHEIPFEKAAEIGTKKVIDEHSTIGLVVTTDGSITGIPREDYVEAEERVVKELKEIKKPFVIILNSSQVDDPKTIELRDELEKKYDVSVQVLDVQNMVEEDIIKVFSKILREFPVREINIDMPEWIEKLSTKHWLKDNFMNIIKEICIKVNKVRDISKIVASYSGMDYLDKADMTEMDMGSGVGRIVFTPKRDMFYKVLSEECECDIDGENKLLSIMKEMHEAKVQYDRISEALKDVREKGYGLVAPQLTEMKLEEPKIVKSGARYEVKLKASAPSFHFIRADIETEVSPIMGSERESEELVRSLLEQFENDPSEIWESNMFGKSLEVLVKEGLQKKLYKMPDDVQAKIQKTLEKIINEGNGGLICIIL
- a CDS encoding asparaginase; this encodes MKKVAVIFNGGTISMKFDSRVKAAVPALSGEEIMSMVTGIEKFAEIESFNFSEEPGPHMTPEKMMELSNFIKDILKRDDIVGAVVTHGTDSLEETAYFLDLTIKNEKPVVVTGSMRNSSELGYDGPANLSAAICTAISEESRNKGVLVCFSDELNSASEVTKVHSMHLNAFESPDFGPLGIVDTNKPIFYRDKVYNDYIETSSVESKVALIKTAVGMNSDFIDFAVEKGYKGIVIEAMGRGNVPPYMVEGIERALKKNVPVVLVSRCYKGRVLDSYGYHGGGKELRNIGVIFGDNLPGQKARIKLMLALGKTKDLEKIRNIFEEDFYRIYK
- a CDS encoding aminotransferase class I/II-fold pyridoxal phosphate-dependent enzyme codes for the protein MIKINNRLKSIDEYHFKKIEDKKRELIKKGKQIIDLGIGDPDLEVSNRVQNEIIKSLGIKDFNKYPPYSGIEKLKSRVIKYYRDIFQVNLDLDEIIITIGSKEGISSIIPSICDIGDYVIVPNPGYQVYTAASYLWGAVPYKIPLTDKNDYLPNLNVIPQNIALKSKLFFINYPNNPTGAEANKDFFKDIVEFCKKRNIVLVNDSAYNEIIKKESTPISLLQSDEDKKMIEIGSFSKTYNMTGFRVGYVVGNKGVIKALLKVKSNIDSGQFMPVQYAAAEAINLDRNEIKKSREIYDKRRSTAKKILSKKGIKYFDASAAFYIWCSVPKGYSTDEFCDKLLSEYGVVVTPGYCFGNLGYGFFRIALTTKIENIETALSKFEDFQ
- a CDS encoding YicC/YloC family endoribonuclease — protein: MIRSMTGFGRASNDNGRLGFNVEIKSVNHRYFDLNIKLPRNLISLEEKIRKEVGNKIKRGKVDIFITQNVYDSSTTNVNLNKGLAYNYCECLKQIRDDFNVLDDISVSLISKFPDVITVTQNEEDLDEISSLLLKPINEAVDTMLSMREKEGARLKEDIEGKLTNIEELLVNVEKRAPYTVENYRNKLEERIKDLLVDNQVDEAKLAMEVTIFADKSCIDEEIVRLKSHISQFKSTLSKNEPVGRKLDFIVHEMNREANTINSKSNDIDIVHCVLDIKNEIEKIREQIQNIE
- the remA gene encoding extracellular matrix/biofilm regulator RemA, which produces MDIKLINIGFGNIVSANRLVAIVSPESAPIKRIIQEARDRGMLIDATYGRRTRAVIITDSDHVILSAVQPETVAHRLSTKDDGTNTVDEVEE
- the gmk gene encoding guanylate kinase, encoding MSKKGLLIVISGPSGAGKGTICKALMKEQQFWLSVSATTREPREKEVEGKSYYFLTVDEFKSKISEDGFLEYAEVYGNYYGTPKKSVCEKIDNGENVILEIDIQGALKVKENYPEGVFIFILPPSMEELKKRIIGRGSETEKSLMTRFKSAYKEINYVSKYNYAIINDTVENAVTKINSIIVAEKCRVDRIKDNIIDSKEGKIHEQFYD
- the rpoZ gene encoding DNA-directed RNA polymerase subunit omega, giving the protein MNNSMISPSVVDLKAKTGDRYSLVVITSKRARQIIAGEEPLVDIESNKALTIAINEVDQDKIKFDLPIEGIN
- the coaBC gene encoding bifunctional phosphopantothenoylcysteine decarboxylase/phosphopantothenate--cysteine ligase CoaBC; this encodes MEVKNVVIGVSGGIAVYKALDVISRLKKADFGVDVIMTNSASKFVTPLSFQSLSGNKVINDMFEEPKSWEIQHISLAKKADILVVVPATANIIGKVANGIADDMLSTTIMAAYGRCPIVFAPAMNTNMYKNPIVQNNIKKLKDYGYIFIEPEKGRLACGDVGEGKLADTELIYENIKSLLYNKRDLAGKKVMVTAGPTIAPIDPVRFITNHSTGKMGYAIAEEARDRGAEVTLISGETSLKPPFGVDFIKVSTNSEMMEKVLEKFSGSDIVIKSAAVADYKAKNYSELKIKKASDNLNIEFVKDNDILKKLGEIKKHQILVGFAAESNDLIENAYGKLTRKNLDYIVANDILSKDAGFASDENRVVILGSDGSKLELDKMSKRKVAENLFDLLSKKRS